A stretch of Bacillus pseudomycoides DNA encodes these proteins:
- a CDS encoding histidine--tRNA ligase, whose product MDVRNVKGTKDYLPEEQLLRNKIKRACEETFERYGCKLLETPTLNIYELMAYKYGGGAEILKEIYTLRDQGNRELALRYDLTIPFAKVVAMNPDIRLPFKRYEIGKVFRDGPIKQGRFREFIQCDVDIVGVESVIAEAELMAMAFDLFKTLNLDVTIQYNNRKLLTGILKSIEIPDEQTNDVILSLDKLEKIGIDGVRKDLQSRGIINDTVEVICNTVESCMTLELDEFKQTFSNSLVTDGIDELKQLQQYLLALGIQDNTVFNPFLARGLTMYTGTVYEIFLADGSITSSIGSGGRYDNIIGAFRKDKTFYPTVGISFGLDVIYTALEQKETESTSADIFIIPIGTETKCLQIAKQLRSNSAMRIELELAGRKLKRALNYANKENIPYVLIIGETEISTETIILRNMKEGTEMKIPLSCIEDGTLKDYL is encoded by the coding sequence ATGGATGTAAGAAATGTAAAAGGAACAAAAGATTATTTACCCGAGGAACAGTTGTTACGAAACAAAATTAAACGTGCTTGTGAAGAGACTTTTGAACGATATGGCTGTAAGCTCCTTGAAACACCCACTTTAAATATTTATGAACTGATGGCTTATAAATATGGGGGCGGTGCTGAAATTTTAAAAGAAATTTACACACTACGTGATCAAGGAAATCGCGAACTCGCACTTCGGTATGATTTAACGATTCCATTTGCAAAAGTAGTAGCAATGAATCCTGACATTCGCCTCCCTTTTAAACGATATGAAATCGGAAAAGTATTTCGTGATGGACCGATAAAACAAGGAAGGTTTCGTGAATTCATTCAATGCGACGTTGATATAGTTGGCGTAGAATCTGTTATTGCTGAAGCTGAATTGATGGCTATGGCCTTTGATCTTTTCAAAACTTTAAACTTAGATGTTACAATTCAATATAATAATCGTAAGTTATTAACTGGTATCCTTAAATCTATTGAAATTCCAGATGAACAAACAAACGATGTTATTTTATCATTAGATAAACTTGAAAAGATTGGGATTGATGGCGTACGAAAGGATTTACAAAGCCGTGGAATAATAAATGACACTGTAGAGGTTATTTGTAATACCGTTGAATCTTGTATGACATTAGAGCTTGATGAATTTAAACAAACTTTCTCCAATTCACTAGTTACAGATGGAATCGACGAACTAAAGCAATTACAACAATACCTTCTTGCACTTGGTATCCAAGACAATACTGTTTTCAATCCATTCTTAGCTAGAGGGCTTACCATGTATACAGGCACAGTTTATGAAATCTTTTTAGCAGATGGAAGTATCACTTCAAGCATTGGTAGTGGCGGACGCTATGATAATATAATTGGAGCCTTTCGTAAAGATAAGACATTCTATCCAACAGTAGGAATTTCTTTTGGCTTGGATGTTATTTATACAGCTCTTGAGCAAAAAGAAACTGAATCTACTTCTGCTGATATTTTCATTATTCCTATTGGAACGGAAACGAAATGTTTACAAATCGCAAAGCAATTACGTTCTAATAGTGCAATGAGAATTGAACTTGAACTTGCCGGCCGTAAATTGAAGCGAGCTCTCAATTACGCAAATAAAGAGAATATTCCTTACGTGCTTATTATCGGTGAAACTGAAATTTCTACGGAAACCATTATTTTACGTAATATGAAGGAAGGTACCGAAATGAAGATCCCCCTATCTTGCATTGAAGATGGAACTTTAAAGGACTATTTATAA
- a CDS encoding anti-sigma factor, which yields MERECEYLLSYVTNTFDDREQRKFQEHLKACPKCQTEYPSMQAAWEALHFDFEEKEAPATLKAEVFDFIFVHEQTNRDNIVTAKLKEWTVLLKKQFTPLATVLLGIMLVITVAVTIENSQLKIQSLAKHELSSDPFKVISTRPLVSIDQNHENTKGYVFVMQQGDKKKLVVQADHLPQVKNSEVYQVWLLKDGERKNAGIFKPDETGSGLLTYEISQKQSFDNIGITLEPDSNNSTKPLGKKVLGT from the coding sequence ATGGAGAGAGAATGTGAGTATTTATTATCTTACGTTACGAATACATTTGATGATAGAGAACAAAGAAAGTTTCAAGAACATTTAAAGGCATGCCCAAAATGTCAAACTGAGTATCCATCAATGCAGGCAGCTTGGGAAGCGTTGCATTTCGATTTTGAAGAGAAAGAAGCACCAGCAACATTAAAAGCTGAGGTGTTTGATTTTATATTTGTTCACGAACAAACGAATAGAGATAACATAGTAACAGCGAAATTGAAAGAATGGACGGTTTTACTAAAAAAACAATTTACACCGTTGGCAACAGTATTACTAGGAATAATGTTAGTGATTACAGTAGCAGTAACAATCGAAAATTCACAATTAAAAATACAATCTTTAGCTAAGCATGAATTAAGCAGTGATCCATTTAAAGTGATCTCTACTCGTCCATTAGTATCAATCGATCAAAATCATGAAAATACAAAGGGTTATGTATTTGTTATGCAACAAGGAGATAAGAAAAAATTAGTTGTACAAGCTGATCATTTGCCACAAGTAAAAAATTCAGAAGTGTATCAAGTTTGGTTATTAAAAGATGGAGAAAGAAAAAACGCTGGAATATTTAAACCTGATGAAACTGGTTCAGGACTTCTGACATATGAAATTTCACAAAAACAGTCCTTTGATAACATTGGTATTACACTGGAACCAGATTCGAATAATAGTACGAAACCTCTTGGTAAAAAAGTACTAGGAACTTAA
- a CDS encoding RNA polymerase sigma factor: protein MKEKNDYELMQLVKGNYRPALEELYERYIKLIYSFTFKFFQGNEDKTKEVVQLIFLKLWTTKSMYNPSKGDFVNWILTITRNICIDYVRKENKELMYRNFNNVYDSEKHMHIADSENQIEKKLHSVEIQKAKQNLSTSQKRLIDLLYWKGYSLSEIAKLEDEPLGTTKSRLHQSLKQLKKYLE, encoded by the coding sequence ATGAAAGAAAAAAATGATTATGAGTTAATGCAATTAGTAAAAGGAAACTATCGTCCTGCATTAGAAGAACTATATGAGCGATATATTAAGTTGATATATAGCTTCACTTTTAAATTTTTCCAAGGAAATGAAGACAAAACAAAAGAAGTTGTTCAATTAATTTTCTTGAAACTTTGGACAACTAAAAGTATGTATAATCCTTCAAAAGGTGATTTCGTAAATTGGATACTTACTATTACGAGGAATATATGTATTGATTATGTCAGAAAAGAAAATAAAGAACTTATGTATAGAAACTTTAATAATGTTTATGATTCTGAAAAACATATGCATATAGCAGATTCAGAAAATCAAATCGAGAAAAAGCTGCACAGTGTTGAAATTCAAAAGGCAAAGCAGAATTTGTCTACGTCTCAAAAAAGATTAATCGACTTGCTATATTGGAAAGGTTATTCCCTTAGTGAGATTGCTAAATTGGAAGATGAACCATTGGGAACCACTAAAAGTCGTCTTCATCAATCTTTAAAGCAATTAAAAAAATATCTAGAATAG
- a CDS encoding NAD(P)-dependent alcohol dehydrogenase → MRAIVYTNYGPPDVLQLKEVEKPVPKQNEILVKIKATTVTAGDIRSRSFTVPPSVWLPARITLGFSQPKKQILGMELAGEVESVGKDVQRFKEGDQVFAATQVGFGSYAEYICLPEDGAVSIKPSNITYEEAAAIPIGACTALFFLRKANVQSAQNVLVYGASGSVGSYAVQISKYFGAKVTGVCSSANVELVKSLGADKVIDYTAKDFSTTDETYDVIFEAVNKSSFSDCIKLLKKDGTYINVVEPLPSVRMLWTKLTSSKKLILGQSSPETSEALDFLKELVEMGRIKAVIDRYYAFEEIVEAHRYVEKGHKKGNVVINVEHNNKS, encoded by the coding sequence ATGAGAGCAATTGTGTACACAAATTACGGTCCCCCCGATGTTCTTCAACTGAAAGAGGTAGAGAAACCTGTTCCTAAGCAAAATGAAATACTGGTCAAAATAAAAGCGACAACAGTAACAGCAGGAGATATTCGATCACGGAGTTTTACGGTTCCTCCTTCTGTTTGGCTACCTGCTCGAATCACACTTGGTTTTAGCCAACCTAAAAAACAAATATTAGGAATGGAGTTAGCTGGAGAAGTTGAGTCAGTAGGGAAAGATGTTCAGCGGTTTAAGGAAGGAGACCAGGTTTTTGCGGCTACCCAAGTGGGTTTTGGTTCTTATGCCGAGTATATTTGTTTGCCTGAAGATGGAGCGGTATCTATTAAACCCTCTAATATAACCTATGAGGAAGCCGCTGCCATTCCAATTGGGGCATGCACAGCCTTATTTTTTCTTAGAAAAGCTAACGTTCAGAGCGCTCAAAATGTTCTTGTCTATGGAGCTTCTGGAAGTGTGGGAAGTTATGCAGTACAGATTTCCAAGTATTTCGGAGCAAAAGTTACAGGGGTGTGCAGTAGTGCAAATGTAGAACTGGTAAAATCTCTGGGAGCCGACAAGGTAATTGATTACACTGCAAAAGATTTTTCTACTACAGACGAGACTTATGATGTTATCTTTGAAGCGGTGAACAAGAGCTCGTTTTCAGATTGTATCAAATTGTTAAAGAAGGACGGTACCTATATAAATGTCGTTGAACCGTTGCCAAGTGTTAGAATGCTGTGGACTAAATTGACAAGTAGTAAGAAACTAATATTAGGTCAAAGTTCACCTGAAACTTCCGAAGCATTAGACTTCCTTAAAGAACTTGTTGAGATGGGGAGGATAAAAGCGGTCATTGACAGGTATTATGCGTTTGAAGAGATTGTGGAAGCTCATAGATATGTCGAGAAAGGACACAAGAAGGGGAATGTCGTTATAAATGTGGAACATAATAACAAATCATAA